CACAACACCAAGctccacaacaccaagcttcacaACACCAAGCTCCACAACACCAAGctccacaacaccaagcttcacaACACCAAGctccacaacaccaagcttcacaACACCAAGctccacaacaccaagcttcacaACACCAAGctccacaacaccaagcttcacaACACCAAGctccacaacaccaagcttcacaacaccaagcttcacaacaccaagcttcacaacaccaagcttcacaacaccaagcttcacaACACCAAGCTCCACAACTAAACAATACAAAATATCTTCAATTCCGCTCCTCAACCTTGCGTCAAGCCTACAGCTTGCTGCCACACAATGTGATTTATTTCACGACAATTGTAATACATACGACGAAAGCATAACGATGGACGAGGTTTTCCTTACGGTTTACACGCCTAAATTTTCAGACCGCCTTGAAGAAATGTTAGAAATGTTTCCCAATATTAGAGGCAGAAAACCTGTTAGGGTCATCAGAGTTCCTCCTTCACCAACGCCTCATTTTCCCCAGAATGTTAGCACCAACAGTTgcataactcccaggtatctttttaactgttgggtgaacagaagcAAAAGGCGTAAAGAAACTTTGCGCAAGCTTCTTGTTCTGTGTGAGAATGGAACCCAGGACCATGTGTTTGTGGACCGACTGTGTTGAGCAGTGCGCCACACAACACTTTGATAAGATTAATCATGGAAGATGTTTTAAAATGAAAGTAGTACAGTATAGAAGATGTGTAGCAAGATGGGTGGTAAACGTGGCATCTGAAGACAAACATGGTTACTTTAACAATTGTCACCAGTTTATGGTGAACACGGCACGGGTCACGAGGCCAGGCTGGAGGCTAGGCACGGGTCACCAGGCCAGACCGGAGGCTAGGCACTGGTCACGAGGCCAGACCGGAGGCTAGGCACTGGTCACCAGGCCCAGAGCGGAGGCTAGGCACGGGTCACGAGGCCAGACCGGAGGCTAGGCACGGGTCACGAGGCCAGGCCGGAGGCTAGGCACGGGTCACGAGGCCAGGCCGGAGGCTAGGCACGGGTCACGAGGCCAGGCTGGAGGCTAGGCACGGGTCACCAGGCCAGACCGGAGGCTAGGCACTGGTCACCAGGCCAGACTGGAGGCTAGGCACTGGTCACCAGGCCAGGCTGGAGGCTAGGCACGGGTCACGAGGCCAGACCGGAGGCTAGGCACGGGTCACGAGGCCAGACCGGAGGCTAGGCACGGGTCACGAGGAACAGACCGGAGGCTAGGCACGGGTCACGAGGAACAGACCGGAGGCTAGGCACGGGTCACGAGGCCAGACCGGAGGCTAGGCACGGGTCACGAGGCCCAGACCGGAGGCTAGGCACGGGTCACGAGGCCCAGACCGGAGGCTAGGCACGGGTCACGAGGCCAGACCGGAGGCTAGGCACGGGTCACCAGGCCAGGCTGGAGGCTAGGCACGGGTCACCAGGCCCAGACCGGAGGCTAGGCACGGGTCACCAGGCCCAGACCGGAGGCTAGGCACGGGTCACGAGGCCCAGACCGGAGGCTAGACACGGGTCACGAGGCCCAGACCGGAGGCTAGACACCAGCCTCACCATCACAGAACCCACTTAGATTAAGCCATCTTGGTAAACTAGAACTTTAAATGTCACTCACGAGGCTCAACTTTAACCATCACACAGTAATACATATCAGAAGCATAAAATATAACAGCAAGCAATATGAACCCCGCCACTGTGGGTAACACTCATGGACAAGTAGGCGGTGTACCGAGGCgccatataaaatattattacgaCTCATTGGCAGATCCTGGATTTGAATGCAAGATTTCTTACCTCACTTGGTAATATTCCTATACAGTCCTGTTACTGTAGTTCTGGTCGCCATGTTTGTGGAAGGTGAGTGTTAAGTTGGAAGGTGTTCAGGGAGCACTTCAACAAGATATATAATATACTGGACTCTGAAGGACAACATTATGGGACACTATATTTTGAGTGTCTATATTTTGACACTATATTTTGAGTGAGTGTCACTCACTCTTTAAAAGTGAGTGACAGTAAATCTCGAAAAACTATTCACTTAAAGtcatgtgtggttatttttgtataaatttaatataaatattttttttaatctaTATATTGTTTGTCTGAATTTTTGTGATGGAAGACGCAAATTCGTCCGTTTTCTCATTGGAAATAGGAAAATGTTAAAAAATcagtcctatcttgaggttatcttgagatgatttcggggcttaccgtccccgtggcccggtcctcgaccaggcctcctttttgctatACATCCTAAGGAAGcagccccgtagcagctgtctgactcccaggtgcctatttactgctaggtgaacaggtacatctaggtgaaagaaactctgcccatttgtttccgcctccaccggggatcgaacccggaacttcaggactacgaatctgaagcgctgtccacccagctgtcagaacACCTTCACAAAAGGGGTCCTGTCAGGTGCTGGTCACAAAAGCAAAGTTTGAGCCGTAATAATAGCCATTTTCTATACATTTCAGGCATACTCACTTAGCAGATAATACTTACTACCCAGGAACAACAATTGTTATATTGTGATCTAAGGACATCATCTTCTTTAGtcaaaattattattttaataatcaaAACATAGGCCTAACAATGTTTTCAAACTAATAGGTAAACGATTTAATCCAATCATATACATTGAGGGGTTGGTGCAAATCCGTCGTCCCGGCGATCAACTCACAATTAACAAGGACCAAGGAAGTACTCGAACTGTCTAATTAATACAAAGTACAGCGATGTACTTTGTACTTAAACAGAGAAATATTGACTCAACGTGATTTCAACCCAGTACTTCTAATATCACAGTGAAGAAATTAAAGCAAGCGCAGGAAAACGGCGGGAGTACCTCTGCCTATATACCTGGGCATGGATTCAACAAAGATTTATGAATATACTTacaaatctgtacatcttttctcaatctttggaagTTTTGTTTACCCTGATTAAAATTTATGGACTCCAAAGCACTAGGAGTttattgtttataacaataacaacatttacTGGGAAATTTCGATGCTCGTGAACCGTTCAATAAATCTAAATAAATCCAACGTAATTGACGAAAGATGCAGATGTTTTGTAAGTAGTTGTGTAACTACTTGTTGAATCCTGACCCTGGTTGGCAAGCGATTGATAAGTCGTGTCCCAgtgaaaactagtagggtaaggcttaccatcaaCTATAGGAAGAAAACACTCTCAGTCAACTAGCACGAGTCAGGAGTAGTCTGTTCCAGTATCCACCTGCGTGTAAAAAATGGCGATAAAGACCTTCAATTATGGGTCTTGAAGCACAGTCTTCAATGTCCTTAATTCACACGTTTTCTTTTCACCTGatgctgttcacctagtagtaacatAGGTACCTTGAAGTGGGTTGCATCCTAGAGGTCAGCAGCTGTGGCTTAGCAGGACGGTCTAAGAACATGCTTCCAGTACCCAGCGATGGCAATAATAAACCCGACTTCTTTTCTTGACATCCCCAGAAGGAATTACTACACCAATCATTATTTGGCTTGAATGGTCTGTTGCCGTCTACTTCCTCTGTTTAACCTTTATATAACATTTGTATAACCTTTGTATAACCTTTAAGAACGCGCACCTCCTATAATGatcgggtgtacacacacacacacacacacacacacacactgtacgccgGCTTGTTGACCTACACTGACAACACTGTACGCCGGCTTGttgacctacactgacactgCACGCtatcatttttttgttttttttttgttttacactgGTACTCATACTAACAGGCTAACAAGTCTCTTTCCCCACCGTTAATAGCACAAAGCCATTATATCTTCGTCACATGATTTTGTGTATGCTAATACTGTAGTGAAGTGCTTAACGTGTAAACCCGGTCCGGCATATTTAATTAAACACCGGGTCAAACTATGCTAGAAAAGCTGAACCAGAGCAATTTCATGTTGAGGGTTGTGTGGAGTATCTCGTGGTTCACCTTCACCAACGGCCACACCACCAAGAGCTAGCAGGAGTAAGTGAGGAATGAACGGTGCGCCCGACGACCAAGGAAATGAGCCCGACTCCATTAACATGTCATTAATAATGACCAACTTTGGTATATCCTTGCTGCGAACAGCGTCTACAGCCAAGCCAGCACTAGTTGCATCTGCTGGgtttgggttctgggagttcttctactccccaagcccggcccggggccaggcttgacttgtgagagcttcgttcaacaggttgttgcttgga
The window above is part of the Procambarus clarkii isolate CNS0578487 chromosome 67, FALCON_Pclarkii_2.0, whole genome shotgun sequence genome. Proteins encoded here:
- the LOC138355494 gene encoding uncharacterized protein yields the protein MTTASPQPSPPVSGGRAHHPTTPSSTTPSSTAPSFTTPSSTTPSSTTPSSTTPSSTAPSFTTPSSTTPSSTTPSFTTPSSTTPSSTTPSSTTPSSTTPSSTTPSFTTPSSTTPSFTTPSSTTPSSTTPSFTTPSSTTPSFTTPSSTTPSFTTPSSTTPSSTTPSSTTPSSTTPSSTTPSFTTPSFTTPSSTTPSSTTPSSTTPSFTTPSSTTPSFTTPSFTTPSSTTPSSTTPSFTTPSSTTPSSTTPSFTTPSSTTPSFTTPSSTTPSFTTPSSTTPSFTTPSSTTPSFTTPSFTTPSFTTPSFTTPSFTTPSSTTKQYKISSIPLLNLASSLQLAATQCDLFHDNCNTYDESITMDEVFLTVYTPKFSDRLEEMLEMFPNIRGRKPVRVIRVPPSPTPHFPQNVSTNSCITPRYLFNCWVNRSKRRKETLRKLLVLCENGTQDHVFVDRLC